A genomic window from Streptomyces brevispora includes:
- a CDS encoding N-acetylneuraminate synthase family protein produces MNTSRLRTLGTRTAGPGHPVYVTGEIGINHNGDLDNAIALIDAAAEAGCDAVKFQKRTPEICTPRDQWDIERDTPWGRMTYIDYRHRVEFGETEYRAISDHCAERGIDWFASPWDTEAVAFLEKFDVPAHKVASASLTDDELLRSLRATGRTVILSTGMSTPRQIRHAVEVLGSDNILLCHATSTYPAKAEELNLRVINTLQQEYPNVPIGYSGHETGLQTTLAAVALGAAFVERHITLDRAMWGSDQAASVEPQGLTRLVRDIRTIEASLGDGVKKVYESELGPMKKLRRVPGVVAASGEAAQAAEPVAV; encoded by the coding sequence ATGAACACCTCCCGACTGCGCACCCTCGGCACCCGCACCGCGGGCCCCGGCCACCCCGTCTACGTCACGGGTGAGATCGGCATCAACCACAACGGCGACCTCGACAACGCCATCGCGCTGATCGACGCGGCCGCCGAGGCCGGCTGCGACGCCGTCAAGTTCCAGAAGCGCACCCCGGAGATCTGCACCCCGCGCGACCAGTGGGACATCGAGCGAGACACCCCCTGGGGCCGGATGACGTACATCGACTACCGCCACCGGGTGGAGTTCGGCGAGACCGAGTACCGGGCCATCTCCGACCACTGCGCCGAGCGCGGCATCGACTGGTTCGCCTCCCCGTGGGACACCGAGGCCGTCGCCTTCCTGGAGAAGTTCGACGTCCCCGCCCACAAGGTGGCTTCCGCCTCCCTCACCGACGACGAGCTGCTGCGCTCGCTGCGCGCCACCGGCCGCACGGTGATCCTCTCCACCGGCATGTCGACCCCGCGCCAGATCCGCCACGCGGTCGAGGTGCTCGGCTCGGACAACATCCTTCTCTGCCACGCCACTTCGACGTACCCGGCGAAGGCCGAGGAGCTGAACCTCCGGGTCATCAACACCCTTCAGCAGGAGTACCCCAACGTCCCGATCGGCTACAGCGGCCACGAGACGGGCCTGCAGACCACCCTCGCCGCCGTCGCCCTCGGCGCCGCCTTCGTCGAGCGCCACATCACCCTCGACCGCGCCATGTGGGGCTCCGACCAGGCCGCGTCCGTCGAGCCGCAGGGCCTCACCCGCCTCGTCCGCGACATCCGCACCATCGAGGCGTCCCTCGGCGACGGCGTCAAGAAGGTGTACGAGTCGGAGCTCGGCCCGATGAAGAAGCTCCGCCGGGTCCCGGGCGTCGTGGCAGCGAGCGGCGAGGCGGCCCAGGCCGCCGAGCCGGTCGCGGTCTGA
- a CDS encoding acylneuraminate cytidylyltransferase — protein MTPPAAQPTVLAVIPARGGSKGVPAKNLAQVGGIPLVVRAVRACLASAEVTDVVVTTDAPAVAEAARAAGEALGEEARVHCVQRPEAIAGDTATSEAAVLHAMDTYEAAHGRTVDVVLLVQCTSPFVAREDIDGVAAAVARDGADTAVTVAPFHGFLWRDGSEVEDHNYGVNHDKSVRPRRQDRPEDLLETGAAYAMDAAGFRTHRHRFFGHTALVRTDPARVLEIDDPHDLARARALAPLLDPAPLPTREDIDAVVLDFDGTQTDDRVLIDADGRETVAVHRGDGLGIAALRKAGLPLLILSTEQNPVVAARAHKLRVPVLHGIDRKDLALKQWCDEQSIAPERVLYVGNDVNDLPCFALAGWPVAVASAHDSVRAAARAVTTTPGGFGAIREIAAWLLGPTLTTSTPLPK, from the coding sequence ATGACACCGCCCGCCGCACAGCCCACCGTGCTCGCCGTGATCCCCGCCCGCGGCGGATCCAAGGGCGTACCGGCCAAGAACCTCGCCCAGGTCGGCGGCATACCCCTGGTCGTCCGCGCGGTCCGCGCCTGCCTGGCATCGGCCGAGGTGACGGACGTCGTCGTGACGACCGACGCCCCGGCCGTCGCGGAGGCGGCCCGCGCCGCCGGCGAAGCGCTCGGCGAGGAGGCCCGGGTGCACTGCGTGCAGCGCCCCGAAGCCATCGCGGGGGACACCGCGACCAGCGAGGCCGCCGTGCTGCACGCGATGGACACCTACGAGGCGGCGCACGGCCGCACCGTCGACGTCGTCCTCCTCGTCCAGTGCACCAGCCCCTTCGTCGCCCGCGAGGACATCGACGGCGTCGCCGCGGCGGTCGCCCGGGACGGCGCCGACACGGCCGTCACCGTCGCCCCGTTCCACGGCTTCCTGTGGCGCGACGGCAGCGAGGTCGAGGACCACAACTACGGCGTCAACCACGACAAGTCGGTCCGCCCCCGCCGCCAGGACCGCCCCGAGGACCTGCTGGAGACGGGCGCCGCCTACGCGATGGACGCGGCGGGCTTCCGCACCCACCGGCACCGCTTCTTCGGCCACACCGCACTGGTGCGCACCGACCCGGCCCGGGTCCTGGAGATCGACGACCCGCACGACCTGGCCCGCGCCCGCGCACTGGCCCCGCTGCTGGATCCGGCGCCGCTGCCCACCCGCGAGGACATCGACGCGGTCGTCCTGGACTTCGACGGCACCCAGACCGACGACCGGGTCCTCATCGACGCCGACGGCCGCGAGACCGTCGCCGTGCACCGCGGCGACGGACTCGGCATCGCCGCGCTGCGCAAGGCGGGCCTGCCCCTCCTGATCCTGTCCACGGAACAGAACCCGGTCGTCGCCGCCCGCGCCCACAAGCTCCGCGTCCCCGTCCTGCACGGCATCGACCGCAAGGACCTCGCGCTCAAGCAGTGGTGCGACGAACAGTCCATCGCCCCCGAACGGGTCCTCTACGTCGGCAACGACGTCAACGACCTCCCCTGCTTCGCACTCGCCGGCTGGCCCGTCGCCGTCGCGAGCGCCCACGACTCGGTACGCGCCGCGGCGCGCGCCGTGACGACCACCCCCGGCGGCTTCGGCGCCATCCGCGAGATCGCGGCCTGGCTGCTGGGCCCCACCCTCACCACCAGCACCCCCCTCCCCAAGTAA